CGGCGAAGGCGAACTCGACGGCGCGTTCGCCCGCCGGCGAGCCGTCCACCGCCAGCAACACCGGACCGGCCGGGTCCGGTCTGCCCCGCACCACCAGCACCGGGCAACGGCCGTAGGCGGCCAGATGTACGGCGGTGGAGCCGAGGAGCAGGCCGCCGAACCCGCCCAGCCCGCGGCTGCCCACCACGACGAGCGAGGCGGTACGGGACTCGATCTCCAGCACCACCACCGGTTCGCCGACGGTGACCTCTCGGTGGATGTCGGTGTCCGGCGCGATCCGGTGCGCCCGTAGTTCGGCCTCGACCAGCGTGCCGTCCACCAGCTCGCGCACCCCCGCCTCGGCCCGGTTCCAGGTCGGCCCACCGTGCGGGGGATGGATCGACGACCACCCGAAGGCATGCACCAGCCGCAGCCCGACCCCGCTCAGCGCCGCCTCGTGCGCCGCCGTCTCGACCGCCTCCAGGCTGGACGGTGAACCATCGACCCCCACGACGACCGGTTTCGCCATACCGCGCCTCCTCACCATGTCGGCCCGACCGCATGGCACCAGTCCATCGTCCGGCACCGGGCCGCGCGGCGCAGCGGACCGGGGGCAGTGCCGAACACGGACACGCGCACCTTCCTCGCGGAGCGTGTTTGCCGCCCGCGCGAGCGGCAACGCGAAGTCCATGAGCCAAGCGAAGAGCGGCACGAATCGAGATTCCGCAAACAACGGGAGTACGTCCGCCAAGGCCCGGCAGGCCACGGCCAAGGTGACCGCCCCCGCGTCGCAGGCGGCGGACAAGGCGGCCGAGAAGTCCGGTGACGTGGCGTCGGCGGCTCGTGGCGCGGGCGAGCGCACGGCCGAGGCGGGCAGCGCGGTGGTACGGGGCACGGCCGAGCGGGTCCAGGCCGGCCGCCAGGCCGTCGTCGCCGCCTCGGGGCAGGCCGTGACCCTCGCCCGGACGGCATGGACGGTGATCGCCCAGCGCAAGCTGCTCGCCGCCGGGGTGGGTGCGGGCCTGTCCGCGCTGGGTGCCACGTCGTACCTGGCGGGTCACCGTGC
This Streptomyces misionensis DNA region includes the following protein-coding sequences:
- a CDS encoding universal stress protein, whose protein sequence is MAKPVVVGVDGSPSSLEAVETAAHEAALSGVGLRLVHAFGWSSIHPPHGGPTWNRAEAGVRELVDGTLVEAELRAHRIAPDTDIHREVTVGEPVVVLEIESRTASLVVVGSRGLGGFGGLLLGSTAVHLAAYGRCPVLVVRGRPDPAGPVLLAVDGSPAGERAVEFAFAEASVRGADLLALHVWNAWSERVPEGPDDQLRIVVDVDRLREEEQRLLDETLSPWRTRYPRVAVEQRLVRSRIRPALIEASRDAQLVVAGARGRGGFGGLLLGSVSQALLQHAHCPVAVVRGRE